The Leucothrix mucor DSM 2157 DNA window CAAGCTCCGAAGCCGATTATAAAAATGCCCGCTATATCAGCCTTACCTTTATGGCTGGTAAAAATGGCAAGGGTGATATTCATCCCGTGGTTACGGCGGTTGATCACAATGTTAAAGTTCGGGTATCCAATTTTGCAGGGCTGGCAGAGTTTCTAAAAGGATCGGATCTGCTGGCTGTTGTGCCTTCGCTTATGAAAAATAGTCAGCTAAAAGGCTTTGCCTCGGTTCCATTTCCCTATCAGGCTGAAAACCTCTCGATGTATATGCTATGGCACCAACGCAATCAATTGGATGCCGCTCACACTTGGCTACGACAGCAACTGATTGAAACCAATAAACTGCTGGGGCTGCCAGAAATGGTGAGTTAAGCGACACCTTTAGTGACATGCATTAAAACCACCTGCAGCACTAGTTACTATGAAGCGATTATTGACTGTTTAAAGCATGAGATAAACCATGCCTTACTCATAGATACCATGAGTCAGACTATGGGAGTCTGAGATACTGAAACAATGATTTGGCACCGTTTGCACTATAGAACGGGGATTCACCTTTCACCATGACGTGTTTGATGTGCTCCTTGTCTGAAAAACGTTGACCATTTTAATGGCACGCCACTACCATAGGTCATTATGAAACACTACTTACTCATCGGCTTGCTATTACTCTCCTTCAATGCGAATGCCATTGATGGGGTGCTAATGATGGTCCAAAAAAGCTTGATGCCTGCGGGTATGATGATGGGTGAGTCGGTGATGGCGATGCAGACTGAGGCAGCGGCTACTGCAAGCTCTATGCATCAGGAAATGACTGCTGATAGGCAGCTCCCCAATAAAAAACATAACCACGAACACAAAGATGGCCATGAGGACAATAATGGCTGTGAGCAGTGTAGTTCCTGTTTGGCACATTGCATGGGCGCAATCATAAGCAGTGTTAGCGCTATCAACTTTTCTTCCCGATTCACCTTTGAGTCGGAATATTTACTGTGGACATCACTCCGCACAGTCTCCCGCCTTTTAAGACCTCCGCAGTCGCTTTTTATCGTTGTTTAAACTTTAAGATCATCCGTTATTTTTGCCATCATTCAGAGGCACAGCAAACAATGAAAAAGCTACATAATGAAGTGCGCCTCACGACGCTCATGTCTTGTCCGGGTTGTAAACATAAAACACCGGTCGCAATGGCAATCGGCCTACGCGAAGAGTTTTATCAATGTCCGAAGTGCAATACTTTGCATAATGCCAAGCTAGGAGATTGTTGCGTGTATTGCTCTTATGGCGATGTGGAGTGTCCGACCATTCAGGATATTTCACACCGGATGAGGGATACTTGTTTTAATTAAAATTACGGAAATCCGCAAAGATAAACGACAGGATTTTCGTAGAGAGTTTGTAAAAAGAGCCAGCCATAGCCGGTCTATCGCTGGCTCTTTTTATTGCCGTAAATGAGGCAGTGCTTCAGGCCTTAACGCTGCACCTTCAATTGCTTTTGTAGTGCGGCTTTGCGCGTTTCGTAGCTGCGCATATTGGCTTCTTTAACATGCCCGAAGCCACGCACTTGTTCCGGTAGCTTAGCCAGCGTCAATGCAGTGTCTGCTTGCTCACCTTTAGCGTGAGGCAAAATCGCCTCAATCAAATCCATATATTCCTGAATCATCCGGCGCTCCGCTTTGCGCTCGTCAGTATAGCCAAACACATCCAATGGCGTACCGCGCAGCGATTTAAACTTTTGTAGCGTGTTAAAGCCTTTCATCATCCACGAGCCATATTCACGTTTCATTAAATGGCCAGTTTGCGGATGGCGCTTGGAGAAGAGTGGTGGCGCAAGGTTAAATTTCAGCTCGGCTTCATCGCCAAAGGTTTTGCGTAACGAAGCTTGGAACTCCGGCAAGCTATACAGCCGCGCGACTTCGTATTCGTCTTTATAGGTCATTAACTTGGCAAGGTTATTGACTACGGCGCGAGTAAATTCGCTATCGCCAGTTTGTTGCTGAACCTTGGTGATGATATCTGAATAGCGCTTTGCCCAGCGGCGACTTTGGAAGTCAGTCAGGCGCTGGGTGTGAAAGGCGATCAACTCGTCCAACGTATCGGGTGCGGCGACTTTTTTAGCCGGGCGCAGATCATCTAAAAGCGATTCATCGTGTGCCAGAATACGCCCGAGTAGCAGGGCATTTTTATTAAACGGCACGGCCACGCCATTGTGTTCGATCGCTTGGTCTAGCGCTTCAGCAGAAACCGGCAACAGACCTTTTTGCAGCGCATAGCCGACCAGCATAAAGTTAACCGCAATGGTATCGCCGCACAGCTCCATGGCTTGAGTCGTGGCATCAATAAAGTCGCTATTGCCTTCGCCGGTCGCATCAATCAGCTTTTGATTCACGATGTGTTGATTAGGTCGGCCAGCATCGGTGCGATCCATCTGGAAAAATGAAGTCACGGCGATATCGGCATTACCTACCAACTTAGTATGGCCATGGTGAATAGCGCTGGAAACATCGCCTTGCAAGGATGCCAGTAAATCAAACGCCAAGACTAAATCCGCTTCGCCTGCGCCAACCCGTTGTGGGCCTAATTCACTTTTATCCGGTGCAATGCGTAAATGACTAAATACTGCGCCGTTTTTCTGCGCCAGTCCTGTCATATCATAAGTGGATGAAACCAATCCATCCAGATACGCCGCACGTGCTAGAACTGCGCCAACGGTAATGACGCCTGTACCACCAATCCCTGCAATCATGGTGGCATGTGCACCGGTTTGTTGCGTGGGTATGGGGAGTTGTTTGGCTAATGCGCTAAAGTCGCTGCCTTTAGGCTTTGCCGGTTCTGCGTTAAGCACGAATACAAACGAGGGGCAGAAACCTTCCATGCAGGAGAAGTCTTTATTACAGGCTGATTGGTCGATCTGGCGCTTGGTGCCGAGCGCCGTATCTTTTGGCAAGATAGACACGCAAGTCGAGACGGTCGAGCAATCACCACAACCTTCGCAAACTGCATCATAAATAAAGGCACGTTTAGCCGGATTGGGAAATTCGCCTTTTTTGCGACGACGGCGCTTTTCAGCGGCGCAGGTTTGATCATAAATAATAATGGTACAGCCTGCGACTTCACGCAGTTCTTGCTGCACCAATTCCATTTCATTGCGCGGGCGCATCGTGACGCCTTTGCCTAACACACTGCCATTGCCATAACGTTCCGGCGTCTCGCTAATCACAATGATTTGCTTTACGCCTTCGGCAGCGACTTGATGGCTAATGGCTTCTACCGTGAGCGGGCCATCGTGAGTCTGGCCGCCAGTCATAGCGACCGCATCATTGTAGAGAATCTTAAAGGTGATATTAGTGCCAGCCGCCACTGCTGCACGAATCGAGAGAATGCCCGAGTGCATATAAGTGCCATCACCCAGATTCTGGAAAGCGTGCTTGGTATCGACAAACTTGGATAACCCAATCCAGTTAGAGCCTTCGCCGCCCATTTGTGTAGGAGGCAGGGTGTCGCCGGGTTTGCGCATAATGGCCATGGTATGGCAGCCAATTCCGCCAAACGCGACCGAGCCTTCCGGTACTTGAGTGGAGCGCCCATGTGGGCAGCCGCTGCAAAAGTAGGGGGCGCGTTGCAGTTCCGGCGTTAAGGCATTGAGATTAGCAGCAGGCTTATTAAAGCGTTCGGCATGTTTGAGGATATCGTCGCTAGTGAGTCTCGCAGCGGATAAGGCTTTTGTAATTGCTTGCGCTAATTGTACTGGCTCCAGCTGTACATCCGATGGCAATAGGTAATCGCCTTCTGGTGTGTTTTTACCAAAAATCTTCGGATGAATGGGGGAGGAATACAGAATATCTTTGGCTTGCGCTTCAATGAATGATTTCTTTTCCTCGGCAAATAATAGGGTATCGGCATTGGCTGCAAACTCCAGCAAACCCTCTGGCTCTAATGGCCAAATACAGCCCACTTTATACAGACCAAGCCCCATGGCGTTGGCCACTTCATTGCTAATCCCCAATAAACTCAGCGACTGCAAAACATCATGATAAGCCTTACCTGCCGCGATAATACCAAAGCGAGGTTGAGCCGCACCAAAGGCCACGCGGTCAATGTGATTGGCGCGCACAAAGCGTTTGATTAATGGCAAACGATAGCGGGTAACGATCGACTCCAAGCCTTGCGGGTTAAACACATTCGGGCGAATATGCAGGCCTTCCGGCGGTACATCGCCTTCTTGCAGCTCGGGAATCACAATCTCCAGCTGATCAAAATCCAAATCAACCGTGGTGGTTTGCTCAACCGTTTCGTTAATCGCTTTAAAGCCGACCCAACTGCCCGTAAAGCGGGACATAGCCCAGCCCAGCAATCCAAATCGAATAAAATCCTGCACATCCGCAGGGTAGAGGCTGGGGATGGAAACGCCCGCCAGCGCCTGCTCAGATTGGTGCGCCGTGGTGGAGGATTTACCGGGATGGTCATCCCCAAATAATACCAGTACACCACCATTAGGATGGCTACCCGCCGTATTACCATGGCGCAATGCATCGGTGGCGCGCTCCACACCAGGGCCTTTGCCATACCAAATAGAGTACACGCCGTCGACATTTTTGCCGGGGACTGCATCCAGTTGTTGGGTCCCCCAAACGGCCGTGGCTGCCAGCTCTTCATTAATGGCTGGGAGGAATTCAATATGTGCTTCGGTGAGGGCGGCGCGGTTTTTATAGATCATAGAATCGTAACCACCGAGCGGTGAGCCACGATAGCCAGAGATAAAGCCCGCCGTATTGAGTCCCTGATTTTTATCCCGCATGCGTTGGATCATCGGCAGACGCACCAGCGCCTGATTGCCGGTCATCATGGCAGGGCCATCCAGTTTGTACAGCCACTCCTGAACAGGCAGCATTTTTTTGGGGGATAAATCAGACATACGTAACTCCGGGACAATAATGTGTGTGCATTGTTTTAGATTGAGGGCAGGAGTTTTGTGGCGGGGTGTGGTACCAGTGTGTTTCCTCCTATGTTAGCCATTGGTGTTGGCCAGTGCCTGAATCTTAGAGCCATGAGCCGCGAATTACTAGTTAATATAAATCGTATATTAAAAGATGCTTATTTAGCTCCTTGTGCTAAAATTACCGCACAAAGTGTCGTCAATACAGAGGAATAGCATGGATATCAAATCACTTACCGACAATCTCTCGGTTTCCGGACAAATTGCGCTGGCCGAGTTAGTTGCAATTAAAGAGCAGGGGTTCCGCTCCATAATCTGTAACCGTCCCGATGGCGAAGGGTCGGATCAACCCACTTTCGAAGAGATTTCAGCCGTTGCCAAAGCGCAGGGCTTAGAAGTGATTTATCAACCAGTCACTATGGTGACCGATGCCGATGCTGAAGCTTTCTCAAAATCACTGACTGCACTGCCAAGCCCTACATTGGCGTATTGTCGCAGTGGTACACGTTGTTCCACGCTGTGGGCCTTAGGCCAGGCGGCTAATGGCACGATGGCAACGGATAAGATTCTGGCAACCACCAGCGCTGCAGGTTATGACTTAAGTGGAATGGCCGATCGACTGGCGACAAATGTAAAGCCCGCCGCTGAAGCCCCAAAAGCAGAGCCCGCTGCGCAAACCTCAAAAACACAAGCTGCTGCACAAGCGCCAACACAGGAAAAATCCATGACTAAATCCCACGAAGTAGTCATTGTTGGAGCAGGTGCTGCCGGTATTTCTCTGGCTGCCAGTTTAAAGTCCCGTCAGGCCGATCTTGAAGTTGTAGTTATTGACCCGGCAGACACGCATTATTACCAGCCTGGTTGGACCATGGTCGGCGGCGGTATTTTTGAAGCCAAGCAAACTGCTCACTCCATGACGTCGGTTATTCCTAAAGGCGTTGAGTGGATTAAGGCCAGCGTTGAAACGTTTAACCCAGCAGACAATGCTGTGGTGTTAAGCGATGGCCAAGTGGTGACTTACAAACGTTTGATCGTTTGCCCCGGTTTGAAGCTGGATTGGGATAAAGTCGAAGGCTTAGCTGAGACTATTGGTAAGCATGGCGTTACGTCAAACTATCGCTACGACTTGGCTCCATACACATGGGAGCTAGTACAGGCTATGAAATCAGGGCGCGCTATTTTCACGCAGCCGCCAATGCCCATTAAGTGTGCCGGTGCGCCACAAAAAGCCATGTACTTATCGGGCGATGCTTGGTCGCGCAGTGGTGTGCTAAAAGATATCGATATCCAGTTCAACAATGCCGGTGGTGTGTTGTTCGGGGTAGCGGACTATGTTCCAGCGTTGATGGAATACGTGAAAAAGTACGATGCTTCACTTAACTTCTTCCATAATTTAGTGGCCGTTGATGGCGCCGCGAAAAAAGCATGGTTCGATGTGGCAAAGCCAGATACGCCAGTTGAGCGCATCGAAATGGAATTTGACATGATGCACGTGTGCCCGCCGCAGACTGCACCAGACTTTATCCGTAACTCGCCATTGGTCGATGCTGCTGGTTGGGTTGATGTTGATCAGGCGACCTTGCGCCATAAAACCTATGAGAACATTTGGTCTTTAGGCGATGTCATGAATGCACCGAATGCCAAAACCGCAGCGGCGGCACGCGTTCAGGCACCTATTGTTGCTGAGAATGTGTTGGCGGATATTCGCTCCAGCTCACCGGTTGCGCAGTACAATGGTTACGGCTCCTGTCCGCTAACGGTTGAGCGCGGTAAAATCGTACTGGCTGAATTTGGTTATGGTGGCGCGTTGTTACCAAGCTTTCCAAAGTTCTTGCTGGATGGCACCAAGCCAACGCGCTTGGCATGGATTCTGAAAGAGAAAATCCTGCCACCGTTGTACTGGAATGCGATGCTGAAAGGCCGTGAGTGGTTAGTAAAGCCAGAGACTAAAGCAGATAGTTAATCGCTAAGCCTGATTAACCTCAGCAAGCAATACCAAAAAGGCCTCATAGTGTGAGGCCTTTTTGTATTCTTGATTTCTAGCCAGATACCACCGCTAATGACCGTCACATATAACAGTCACTAGCAGCTAGCTCAGTTTAGAGATCAATCGCTCTGCCAGACTTCAGCGACTCAACTGCCGCATCAGCCAAAGCCAATGCTTTCAGTCCATCATTCGCCGTAGTCGGTGGTGGGGTTTTATTCTGCAGCGCTTCCACAAAGCGAGTCAGCTCAATGCGGTAAGCATCGGCATAGCGCTCTAAAAAGAAGTACTGCGGTTTAGCCCCTGTTACACCGGTCTCACCGGAATAGACCAAGCCATTTTCCAGATTATTTTTAACCTGCAGCATGCCTTTCTCACCAAAGGCTTCCACCCGCTGATCATAACCATACGCTGCACGGCGATTATTGGTAATCACTACAATCGCACCGCTGGCAGTATTCAAGGTCACACTCGCGGTATCGACATCGCCGGCTTCACCAATCGCCGGATCAACCATCACGCTGCCGGTGGCATAAAGTCGCGTTGGCTCCTCACCGAGTAACCAGCGTGCCATATCAAAATCATGAATCATCATGTCACGAAACAAACCGCCAGATACGCCAATATATTCAATCGGTGGGGGGGAAGGATCACGGCTAGTTATAACAATAGTTTCAAGCTGGCCAATCACGCCAGCCTCAATCTGCGCCTTCAGCGCTGAGAACTGCGGATCAAAGCGACGGTTAAAGCCAAGCATGCAAGTAATGCCCGCTGCATTCACTGCCTCAACGCATTTGGTCGCTTTGGCAAAGTCTAGATCAATCGGCTTTTCGCAGAATACCGGTTTGCCAACCGCAGCGCAGCGTTCCATTAAAGGGGAGTGGGTATCGGTAGAGCTGGCAACGATAAAGGCATGAATCTCATCATTGGCAAAAGCTTCATCTAAAGAGGTCACTTGTGCGCCATGCGTTTTGGCCACTTCTGCCGCTCCTTCAGGATAAGGGTCAACAACATGGCTAATACGCGCGCCGGGGACTTTCTCGACCGCTAGCGCATGGACTTTACCAATGCGACCTGCGCCGATTAAACAGATATTTAACATGTATTCCTCTCCATTGGGGTATTCATTATGTGTGATGGAAAAGGTATTCCAAGGGCGATCAAAAATCAATTTAATTTGTAATAATTATTCCATTTTTAAAAATTATAGAATAATATGTTCTAAAAAATGTAGTTCTGAAGTTTTTTTGGGTAGGTCCGACAAGCTGGAAAGTTTGGAATATTTACCATTTTTGTTATGTAAATCTAGGAGGATTAATCATGAAGAAAGTATTAAGTATGGCTGCTTTAGCTGTGTCTGTAGCATTAGGTGGCTCTACTGCGTTCGCGGCATCTCATAGCGAATCAGAAATCAATATCACGGTCGTTTCCCACGGTCAGGCCAATGACGCGTTTTGGTCAGTGGTCAAAAATGGGGTTGAAGCAGCCGGTAAAGATATGGGCGTGAATGTGGATTATCGCTCACCAGAAACCTTCAATATGGTAGCCATGTCATCGCTAATCGATGCCGCAGTTAACCAAGAACCAGATGGCTTAGTGGTTTCGATTCCAGATGGCGATGCACTGGCAACAGCGATTCAAAAAGCCGTTGCAGCGGGTATTCCAGTGGTTTCTATGAACTCCGGTTCTAGCGTATCTGCCAAGTTGGGCGCACTGCTTCATGTTGGTCAG harbors:
- a CDS encoding GDCCVxC domain-containing (seleno)protein codes for the protein MKKLHNEVRLTTLMSCPGCKHKTPVAMAIGLREEFYQCPKCNTLHNAKLGDCCVYCSYGDVECPTIQDISHRMRDTCFN
- a CDS encoding indolepyruvate ferredoxin oxidoreductase family protein; its protein translation is MSDLSPKKMLPVQEWLYKLDGPAMMTGNQALVRLPMIQRMRDKNQGLNTAGFISGYRGSPLGGYDSMIYKNRAALTEAHIEFLPAINEELAATAVWGTQQLDAVPGKNVDGVYSIWYGKGPGVERATDALRHGNTAGSHPNGGVLVLFGDDHPGKSSTTAHQSEQALAGVSIPSLYPADVQDFIRFGLLGWAMSRFTGSWVGFKAINETVEQTTTVDLDFDQLEIVIPELQEGDVPPEGLHIRPNVFNPQGLESIVTRYRLPLIKRFVRANHIDRVAFGAAQPRFGIIAAGKAYHDVLQSLSLLGISNEVANAMGLGLYKVGCIWPLEPEGLLEFAANADTLLFAEEKKSFIEAQAKDILYSSPIHPKIFGKNTPEGDYLLPSDVQLEPVQLAQAITKALSAARLTSDDILKHAERFNKPAANLNALTPELQRAPYFCSGCPHGRSTQVPEGSVAFGGIGCHTMAIMRKPGDTLPPTQMGGEGSNWIGLSKFVDTKHAFQNLGDGTYMHSGILSIRAAVAAGTNITFKILYNDAVAMTGGQTHDGPLTVEAISHQVAAEGVKQIIVISETPERYGNGSVLGKGVTMRPRNEMELVQQELREVAGCTIIIYDQTCAAEKRRRRKKGEFPNPAKRAFIYDAVCEGCGDCSTVSTCVSILPKDTALGTKRQIDQSACNKDFSCMEGFCPSFVFVLNAEPAKPKGSDFSALAKQLPIPTQQTGAHATMIAGIGGTGVITVGAVLARAAYLDGLVSSTYDMTGLAQKNGAVFSHLRIAPDKSELGPQRVGAGEADLVLAFDLLASLQGDVSSAIHHGHTKLVGNADIAVTSFFQMDRTDAGRPNQHIVNQKLIDATGEGNSDFIDATTQAMELCGDTIAVNFMLVGYALQKGLLPVSAEALDQAIEHNGVAVPFNKNALLLGRILAHDESLLDDLRPAKKVAAPDTLDELIAFHTQRLTDFQSRRWAKRYSDIITKVQQQTGDSEFTRAVVNNLAKLMTYKDEYEVARLYSLPEFQASLRKTFGDEAELKFNLAPPLFSKRHPQTGHLMKREYGSWMMKGFNTLQKFKSLRGTPLDVFGYTDERKAERRMIQEYMDLIEAILPHAKGEQADTALTLAKLPEQVRGFGHVKEANMRSYETRKAALQKQLKVQR
- the iolG gene encoding inositol 2-dehydrogenase, with the translated sequence MLNICLIGAGRIGKVHALAVEKVPGARISHVVDPYPEGAAEVAKTHGAQVTSLDEAFANDEIHAFIVASSTDTHSPLMERCAAVGKPVFCEKPIDLDFAKATKCVEAVNAAGITCMLGFNRRFDPQFSALKAQIEAGVIGQLETIVITSRDPSPPPIEYIGVSGGLFRDMMIHDFDMARWLLGEEPTRLYATGSVMVDPAIGEAGDVDTASVTLNTASGAIVVITNNRRAAYGYDQRVEAFGEKGMLQVKNNLENGLVYSGETGVTGAKPQYFFLERYADAYRIELTRFVEALQNKTPPPTTANDGLKALALADAAVESLKSGRAIDL
- a CDS encoding bifunctional protein tyrosine phosphatase family protein/NAD(P)/FAD-dependent oxidoreductase, giving the protein MDIKSLTDNLSVSGQIALAELVAIKEQGFRSIICNRPDGEGSDQPTFEEISAVAKAQGLEVIYQPVTMVTDADAEAFSKSLTALPSPTLAYCRSGTRCSTLWALGQAANGTMATDKILATTSAAGYDLSGMADRLATNVKPAAEAPKAEPAAQTSKTQAAAQAPTQEKSMTKSHEVVIVGAGAAGISLAASLKSRQADLEVVVIDPADTHYYQPGWTMVGGGIFEAKQTAHSMTSVIPKGVEWIKASVETFNPADNAVVLSDGQVVTYKRLIVCPGLKLDWDKVEGLAETIGKHGVTSNYRYDLAPYTWELVQAMKSGRAIFTQPPMPIKCAGAPQKAMYLSGDAWSRSGVLKDIDIQFNNAGGVLFGVADYVPALMEYVKKYDASLNFFHNLVAVDGAAKKAWFDVAKPDTPVERIEMEFDMMHVCPPQTAPDFIRNSPLVDAAGWVDVDQATLRHKTYENIWSLGDVMNAPNAKTAAAARVQAPIVAENVLADIRSSSPVAQYNGYGSCPLTVERGKIVLAEFGYGGALLPSFPKFLLDGTKPTRLAWILKEKILPPLYWNAMLKGREWLVKPETKADS